The proteins below come from a single Malus sylvestris chromosome 3, drMalSylv7.2, whole genome shotgun sequence genomic window:
- the LOC126616960 gene encoding putative pentatricopeptide repeat-containing protein At1g12700, mitochondrial, with protein sequence MEGKKLNFDIVTYRILLEGLCKYGKVEYAWEVFRSLSSKGFQRNARTYTIMISGFCNAGLTSEAENLLREIKEKGCSPNGCTYNTIICGFINNSETSREMRLIKKMVEMGFSADAWTTELIVETDPVLLALIERAV encoded by the coding sequence ATGGAGGGAAAGAAGTTGAACTTTGATATCGTAACGTACCGTATTCTTCTTGAAGGTTTGTGCAAATATGGAAAAGTTGAGTATGCATGGGAAGTCTTTCGCAGTTTATCATCAAAAGGATTTCAACGTAATGCCAGGACATATACTATAATGATTAGTGGATTTTGTAACGCGGGGCTAACAAGTGAAGCAGAAAACTTGCTTAGGGAAATCAAAGAGAAGGGTTGTTCTCCAAATGGTTGCACGTACAACACAATTATCTGCGGGTTTATCAATAACAGTGAGACATCAAGGGAGATGAGACTGATTAAAAAAATGGTGGAAATGGGTTTTTCTGCAGATGCATGGACTACAGAATTGATAGTTGAAACAGATCCCGTTTTGTTGGCTTTGATAGAAAGAGCAGTGTGA